The Natrinema saccharevitans genome includes the window GGCTCACCCGCCCAAAGCCGAGAAGGACCAGTCCGAATCGATCAACACGAAAGCAAAGAAACTGGCCGTCCGCAGCGCCGTCGCTGCGACGACCGACGCCGAACTCGTCGCCGAGCGCGGCCACGAGTTCGACGAGGACGCCGAGATCCCCGTCGTCGTCGACGACGAGTTCGAGGACCTCCAGAAGACGCGCGAGGTCGTCGACTTCCTCGAGGCAGCCGGCCTCGCGGACGACATCGAACGCGCCGACGAGGGTCGCAGCGTCCGCTCCGGGCAGGGGAAAGCCCGCGGCCGCAAGTACAAGACGCCGACGTCGATCCTCTTCGTCACCTCCAGCGAGGCCGGCCCGTCGCGAGCGGCCCGGAACCTCGCCGGTGCCGACGTGACGACGGCCGCCGAGGTCAACGCGGAGGATCTCGCGCCCGGCGCCCAGCCCGGACGGCTCACCGTCTGGACCGAGAGCGCACTCGAGGAGGTGGCCGAGCGATGAGTTCGGCCATCGAACACCCGCTGGTCACGGAGAAGGCGATGAACGACATGGACTTCGAGAACAAGCTCCAGTTCGTCGTCAACCCGGACGCGACCAAGCCCGAGATTCGGGACGAGGTCGAGGAGCGGTTCGAAATCTCCGTCGAGAACATCAACACGCAGGTAACGATGAACGGCAAAAAGAAGGCGATCGTCCGCCTCTCGGAGGAGGACGACGCCCAGGAAGTCGCTTCGCGAATCGGGGTGTTCTGAACATGGGACGACGCATTCAGGGCCAACGACGCGGTCGCGGGACTTCGACGTTCCGTGCCCCGTCGCACCGATACAAGGCGAAGCTCGATCACAAGAAAGAGGAAGACGACGATGTCGTACGCGGGACGGTCGTCGACATCGAACACGACCCGGCCCGATCCGCACCGGTCGCCGCCGTCGAGTTCGAAGACGGCGATCAGCGACTGATCCTCGCTCCCGAGGGCGTCTCGGTCGGCGAGGAACTGCAGGTCGGCGTCTCCGCCGAGATCAAGCCCGGCAACACGCTGCCGCTGGCCGAGATTCCGGAAGGCGTGCCGGTCTGTAACGTCGAATCCAACCCCGGCGACGGCGGTCGATTCGCCCGCGCCTCGGGGACCAACGCCGACCTGATCACGCACGACCGGTCGGCGGCGGTCATTCAACTTCCCAGCGGCGAGGTCAAGCGCCTCGATCCGCAGTGTCGCGCCACCATCGGCGTCGTCGCCGGTGGCGGCCGCACGGAGAAGCCGATGGTCAAGGCAGGGAACAAGTACCACAAGATGAAGGCACGGGGCACGAAGTGGCCCCGCGTCCGCGGTGTCGCGATGAACGCCGTCGACCACCCGTTCGGTGGCGGCGGCCGACAGCACCCCGGCAAACCCAAGTCCGTCTCGCGGGACGCCCCGCCGGGACGGAAAGTCGGTGACATCTCGTCCCGACGCACCGGTCGAGGTGGCAACAAATGAGTCAGGAGTACCGAACCGGCCGCGAAGGTGAGTTTACCTACCGCGGTCACACGCTCGAGGAGCTGCAGTCGATGGAGCTCGACGAGGTCGTGG containing:
- the rpl4p gene encoding 50S ribosomal protein L4, coding for MDATVRNLDGSDADTIELPAVFETQYRPDLIARAVRAAQANRKQDYGSDEFAGLRTPAESFGSGRGMAHVPRQEGRARRVPQAVKGRKAHPPKAEKDQSESINTKAKKLAVRSAVAATTDAELVAERGHEFDEDAEIPVVVDDEFEDLQKTREVVDFLEAAGLADDIERADEGRSVRSGQGKARGRKYKTPTSILFVTSSEAGPSRAARNLAGADVTTAAEVNAEDLAPGAQPGRLTVWTESALEEVAER
- a CDS encoding 50S ribosomal protein L23, which gives rise to MSSAIEHPLVTEKAMNDMDFENKLQFVVNPDATKPEIRDEVEERFEISVENINTQVTMNGKKKAIVRLSEEDDAQEVASRIGVF
- a CDS encoding 50S ribosomal protein L2; this translates as MGRRIQGQRRGRGTSTFRAPSHRYKAKLDHKKEEDDDVVRGTVVDIEHDPARSAPVAAVEFEDGDQRLILAPEGVSVGEELQVGVSAEIKPGNTLPLAEIPEGVPVCNVESNPGDGGRFARASGTNADLITHDRSAAVIQLPSGEVKRLDPQCRATIGVVAGGGRTEKPMVKAGNKYHKMKARGTKWPRVRGVAMNAVDHPFGGGGRQHPGKPKSVSRDAPPGRKVGDISSRRTGRGGNK